From a region of the Mycobacterium sp. SMC-8 genome:
- a CDS encoding NAD(P)/FAD-dependent oxidoreductase, which translates to MTSTLDPQTTTQLSPQQRVEYWLADFEAALAVRDIERAVGMFAMDSFWRDLVSFTWNLKTLEGRDQIADMLGARLAETDPTGFRTREDATADGDVVSAFIEFETAAGRGTGHLRLKGDSGTDQAWTLLTALQELKGHEERKGPTRVLGAVHGDAPDPRSWAEKKAAEDAELGRTVQPYVLVIGGGQGGIALGARLRQLGVPAIVVDKHERPGDQWRKRYKSLCLHDPVWYDHLPYLPFPPNWPVFAPKDKIGDWLEFYTRVMEVPYWSKTTCLSASYDEASQTWTVEVDRDGERLTLRPTQLVLATGMSGKPNVPTLPGQDVFRGDQHHSSAHPGPDAYVGKKAVVIGSNNSAHDICKALYENGVDVTMVQRSSTHIVKSDTLMDIGLGDLYSERALAAGMTTEKADLTFASLPYRIMHEFQIPLYDQMRERDKEFYDRLEAAGFQLDWGTDGSGLFMKYLRRGSGYYIDVGACDMVADGRIKLAHGEVDRLTEDSVVLADGTVLPADVVVYATGYGSMNGWAADLIGQEVADRVGKVWGLGSDTPKDPGPWEGEQRNMWKPTQQPNLWFHGGNLHQSRHYSLYLALQLKARFEGMPTPVYGLQEVHHLS; encoded by the coding sequence GCCGATTTCGAGGCGGCGCTGGCCGTCCGCGACATCGAACGCGCTGTCGGCATGTTCGCCATGGACAGCTTCTGGCGCGACCTGGTGTCCTTCACCTGGAATCTCAAGACCCTGGAAGGCCGCGATCAGATCGCCGACATGCTGGGCGCACGGCTGGCCGAGACGGACCCGACCGGCTTCCGGACCCGCGAGGACGCCACTGCCGACGGTGATGTCGTCTCGGCGTTCATCGAGTTCGAGACCGCCGCCGGCCGCGGCACCGGGCATCTTCGGCTCAAAGGCGACTCGGGGACCGACCAGGCCTGGACGCTGCTGACCGCGCTGCAGGAACTCAAGGGGCACGAGGAGCGCAAAGGGCCCACCAGGGTGCTGGGAGCGGTGCACGGCGACGCCCCGGACCCGCGGTCGTGGGCCGAGAAGAAGGCCGCCGAGGACGCGGAGCTGGGCCGGACGGTCCAGCCGTATGTGCTGGTGATCGGCGGCGGGCAGGGCGGTATCGCGCTCGGCGCCCGGCTGCGCCAGCTCGGGGTGCCCGCGATCGTCGTCGACAAGCACGAACGCCCCGGCGACCAGTGGCGCAAGCGCTACAAGTCGCTGTGCCTGCACGATCCGGTCTGGTACGACCACCTGCCCTACCTGCCGTTTCCGCCGAACTGGCCGGTGTTCGCGCCGAAGGACAAGATCGGCGACTGGCTGGAGTTCTACACCCGGGTGATGGAGGTGCCGTACTGGTCGAAGACCACCTGCCTGTCCGCGTCTTACGACGAGGCGTCGCAGACCTGGACCGTCGAGGTCGACCGCGACGGCGAGCGACTGACCCTGCGCCCAACTCAACTGGTGCTCGCCACCGGCATGTCGGGCAAGCCGAACGTGCCGACGCTGCCCGGGCAGGACGTGTTCCGCGGCGACCAGCACCATTCCAGCGCCCACCCCGGCCCCGACGCGTACGTCGGCAAGAAGGCGGTGGTGATCGGATCGAACAACTCCGCCCACGACATCTGCAAGGCGCTCTACGAGAACGGCGTCGACGTGACGATGGTGCAGCGGTCGTCGACGCACATCGTCAAGTCCGACACCCTGATGGACATCGGGCTGGGCGACCTGTACTCCGAGCGGGCGCTGGCGGCCGGGATGACGACCGAGAAGGCCGATCTGACGTTCGCGTCGCTGCCGTACCGGATCATGCACGAGTTCCAGATCCCGCTGTACGACCAGATGCGGGAGCGCGACAAGGAGTTCTACGACCGGCTGGAGGCCGCCGGATTCCAATTGGACTGGGGCACAGACGGTTCCGGGCTGTTCATGAAGTATCTGCGCCGCGGGTCGGGCTACTACATCGACGTCGGCGCGTGTGACATGGTGGCCGACGGCCGGATCAAGCTGGCCCACGGGGAGGTCGACCGCCTGACGGAGGACTCCGTGGTGCTCGCCGACGGCACCGTGTTGCCCGCCGACGTGGTGGTGTACGCGACCGGCTACGGCTCGATGAACGGGTGGGCCGCCGACCTCATCGGCCAAGAGGTTGCCGACAGGGTGGGCAAGGTGTGGGGTCTCGGTAGCGACACCCCGAAGGATCCGGGCCCGTGGGAGGGCGAGCAGCGCAACATGTGGAAGCCCACCCAGCAGCCCAATCTGTGGTTCCACGGCGGCAACCTGCACCAGTCACGGCACTACTCGCTGTACCTGGCGCTGCAGCTCAAGGCCCGTTTCGAGGGGATGCCGACCCCGGTGTACGGCCTGCAGGAGGTTCACCACCTCAGCTGA